The following coding sequences lie in one Xyrauchen texanus isolate HMW12.3.18 chromosome 25, RBS_HiC_50CHRs, whole genome shotgun sequence genomic window:
- the LOC127618570 gene encoding gastrula zinc finger protein XlCGF26.1-like → MFIMREQMNVIHTGEQQMLQIPVKMCSVKLLDCRNLMEMREIKVEEQQSDTYYEETTAKEQQKLMDVKEEHQELNEAEKKHHDFTTGEKSLSCSKTENNFSPKNPQRRAAKKSLTCSQCEKNFACKKNLNVHMKIHTGEKPFMCHLCGKCFTVKSKLNLHMRIHTGEKPYTCHQCEKNFACKNNLNVHMRIHTGEKPYTCHQCGKCFAYAVSLKKHVRHHCSIEKPFEYDNCCKAFVEDSDLRKHLKTHTNEKPYKCSFCGKCFAHLSSLKKHQKIHTFAGVHMCIECGKTFITASSMKRHQIIHTGEKPYKCSHCEKSFTESHILKTHERIHTGEKPYKCSHCEKSFTESHILKTHERIHTGEKPYKCSHCGKSFNLSRNLKTHMRIHTGEKPYKCSHCGKSFTQLQNLKRHEKIHTGEKPYKCSHCEKSFTQSCTLKTHERIHTGEKPYKCSHCEKRFTLSCNLKRHERIHTGEKPYKCSHCGKSFTELQELKRHEIIHTGEKPYKCSHCGKSFTLSCNLKRHERIHTGEKPYKCSHCEKSFTQLQELKTHEIIHTGEKPYKCSHCGKSFTQLQELKTHEIIHTGEKPYKCSHCGKSFTQSCNLKRHESIHTGEKRTTAINLGKV, encoded by the coding sequence agctgatggacgTGAAAGAGGAACATCAAGAGCTGAATGAAGCAGAGAAGAAACATCACGATTTcacaactggagaaaaatctttgagttgctcaaagactgaaaataatttctcaccaaaaaatcctcaaagaagagcagcaaagaAATCTCTTacctgctctcagtgtgaaaAGAATTTcgcatgtaaaaaaaatcttaatgtacacatgaaaattcacacaggagagaaacctttcatGTGCCATCTGTGTGGAAAATGTTTCACCGTGAAAAGCAAACTTAAtttacacatgagaattcacactggagagaaaccttacacatgccatcagtgtgaaaagaattttgcatgtaaaaataatcttaatgtacacatgagaattcacacaggagagaaaccttacacatgccatcagtgtggaaaatgttttgcatatgcAGTTTCTCTCAAAAAGCATGTCCGACATCACTGTAGCATCGAAAAGCCATTTGAATATGATAACTGCTGTAAAGCATTTGTTGAGGATTCTGACCTAAGAAAACAcctgaaaactcacacaaatgagaagccttacaagtgttctttttgtgggAAATGTTTTGCACACCTGTCCTCTTTGAAAAAGCACCAGAAAATTCATACCTTTGCTGGAGTTCATATGTGCATTGAATGTGGGAAGACATTTATTACAGCCAGCAGCATGAAACGGCaccaaataattcatactggagagaaaccttacaagtgctcacactgtgaaaagagtttcactgaaTCACAtatcctgaaaacacacgagagaattcatactggagagaaaccttacaagtgctcacactgtgaaaagagtttcactgaaTCACAtatcctgaaaacacacgagagaattcatactggagaaaaaccttacaagtgctcacactgtggaaagagtttcaatctGTCAcgtaacctgaaaacacacatgagaattcatactggagaaaaaccttacaagtgctcacactgtggaaagagtttcactcagttacaAAACCTGAAAAGACACGAgaaaattcatactggagaaaaaccttacaagtgctcacactgtgaaaagagtttcactcagtcatgtactctgaaaacacacgagagaattcatactggagaaaaaccttacaagtgctcacactgtgaaaagagattcACTCTGTCATGTAATCTGAAaagacacgagagaattcatactggagaaaaaccttacaagtgctcacactgtggaaagagtttcactgagttacaagagctgaaAAGACACgagataattcatactggagagaaaccttacaagtgctcacactgtggaaagagtttcactctgtcatGTAATCTGAAaagacacgagagaattcatactggagagaaaccttacaagtgctcacactgtgaaaagagtttcactcagttacaagagctgaaaacacacgagataattcatactggagaaaaaccttacaagtgctcacactgtggaaagagtttcactcagttacaagagctgaaaacacacgagataattcatactggagagaaaccttacaagtgctcacactgtggaaagagtttcactcagtcatgtAATCTGAAAAGACACGAGAgtatccatactggagaaaaacgtACGACTGCGATTAATTTGGGAAAAGTTTAA